In Vibrio sp. 10N, the following proteins share a genomic window:
- a CDS encoding DUF2066 domain-containing protein translates to MRYLAWLLAAACALPAYALTKVDIYSTEVVVDSQQPNADELARQKGMLEVLIKASGDSNAASNPVVKKALGKSSQYITQLGYTQVDGEQAMRLSFNSQQITTLLTQADLSSWPVDRKNVMVWLVEDSGYDRTIVWEHSNSQSASQLKKEANRRGLPITFPIGDFDDITGIQTTDLWGGFVGPIAQATTRYPVDAIAVIRKQGNNLRYTLYDQTPDKLGKNTLAPVTGSTSGELAIASAIDEISDYYASQNVATTLGESAGMVSVSFSRMSSADAFFTLERALGRLASTAKVDVAEVSGDVVTMRVSLLGSLEAFEEEVLKLGLVKKLESVPVETPEQDSQVFPTDAENSNAAEQVQDVTDTQGANALSADPAPTDELVVDGIAAMGKPVRPELSFEWLY, encoded by the coding sequence ATGCGTTATTTAGCTTGGTTGTTGGCTGCCGCGTGTGCTTTGCCAGCATATGCGTTGACAAAAGTTGATATCTACTCGACGGAAGTTGTGGTGGATTCCCAACAACCGAATGCCGATGAACTGGCACGCCAAAAGGGCATGTTAGAAGTATTGATCAAGGCCAGCGGCGACAGTAATGCAGCGTCTAATCCTGTGGTCAAAAAAGCGTTAGGCAAGAGTTCACAATACATCACACAGCTTGGCTACACCCAAGTGGATGGTGAGCAGGCGATGCGTTTGAGCTTCAACAGTCAGCAAATTACGACACTATTGACTCAAGCGGACCTGTCATCTTGGCCTGTTGATCGCAAAAACGTGATGGTGTGGTTGGTAGAAGACAGTGGCTATGATCGCACGATTGTTTGGGAGCACAGCAACTCACAAAGCGCCAGCCAGTTGAAGAAAGAAGCCAATCGACGTGGACTGCCGATCACGTTCCCAATTGGAGACTTTGACGATATCACAGGTATCCAAACGACTGACCTTTGGGGCGGGTTTGTTGGGCCAATAGCACAGGCAACGACACGCTACCCAGTGGACGCGATCGCGGTGATTCGTAAGCAAGGTAACAATCTTCGTTACACACTGTACGATCAAACGCCAGATAAACTGGGTAAAAATACCCTCGCGCCAGTCACTGGTTCAACGTCTGGAGAACTGGCTATTGCCAGCGCGATTGATGAAATCAGCGATTATTATGCGTCACAAAATGTGGCCACAACTCTAGGTGAGAGTGCTGGTATGGTGTCGGTGTCGTTCTCACGAATGAGCAGTGCCGATGCTTTCTTTACTCTAGAGCGCGCGTTAGGTCGCTTAGCGTCAACCGCTAAAGTCGATGTGGCTGAAGTGAGTGGTGACGTAGTGACGATGCGCGTTTCTCTATTGGGCTCACTAGAGGCCTTTGAAGAAGAAGTGCTTAAACTGGGTTTGGTTAAAAAGCTCGAGTCAGTGCCTGTGGAAACTCCAGAGCAAGATAGTCAAGTGTTCCCGACAGATGCAGAAAACTCGAACGCCGCTGAGCAAGTACAAGATGTGACTGATACGCAAGGTGCGAATGCGCTCTCTGCTGACCCAGCACCGACCGATGAGCTTGTCGTTGATGGTATTGCTGCGATGGGAAAGCCGGTGCGACCTGAACTCAGTTTTGAGTGGCTGTACTAA
- the upp gene encoding uracil phosphoribosyltransferase, translating to MKVVEVKHPLVKHKLGLMREGDISTKRFRELATEVGSLLTYEATADFETEKVTIEGWNGPVEVDQIKGKKVTVVPILRAGLGMMDGVLEHMPSARISVVGIYRDEETLEPVPYFNKLASNIDERIALVVDPMLATGGSMIATIDLLKEKGCKHIKVLVLVSAPEGIEALEKAHPDVELYTAAIDECLNDKGYIVPGLGDAGDKIFGTL from the coding sequence ATGAAAGTTGTTGAAGTTAAACACCCCCTAGTAAAACATAAATTGGGGTTGATGCGTGAAGGGGACATCAGCACGAAGCGTTTCCGCGAACTAGCGACCGAAGTGGGTAGCTTGCTAACGTATGAAGCGACTGCAGACTTTGAAACTGAGAAAGTGACGATCGAAGGTTGGAACGGTCCAGTTGAAGTTGACCAAATCAAAGGTAAGAAAGTGACAGTAGTGCCAATCCTGCGTGCAGGTCTTGGTATGATGGACGGTGTTCTTGAGCACATGCCTAGTGCGCGTATCAGTGTCGTTGGTATCTATCGTGACGAAGAAACGCTTGAGCCAGTGCCATACTTTAACAAGCTTGCGTCAAACATTGATGAGCGTATTGCACTAGTGGTTGACCCAATGCTAGCTACAGGCGGCTCAATGATCGCGACTATCGATCTTCTTAAAGAGAAAGGCTGTAAGCACATCAAAGTGTTGGTATTGGTTTCTGCACCAGAAGGCATTGAAGCACTAGAAAAAGCGCACCCTGATGTAGAGCTTTACACAGCAGCAATCGATGAGTGCCTAAACGACAAAGGCTACATCGTACCTGGTCTAGGTGATGCAGGTGACAAGATCTTCGGTACTCTATAA
- the purM gene encoding phosphoribosylformylglycinamidine cyclo-ligase, whose translation MSGNNTSLSYKDAGVDIDAGNALVDRIKGAVKRTRRPEVMGGIGGFGALCELPTKYKHPVLVSGTDGVGTKLRLALDMNKHDTIGIDLVAMCVNDLIVQGAEPLFFLDYYATGKLDVDTAADVVSGIAEGCIQAGCSLIGGETAEMPGMYEGEDYDVAGFCVGVVEKDDVIDGSKVAAGDALIAVGSSGPHSNGYSLIRKILEVSGADKNEKLGERTIGEHLLEPTKIYIKSALKMIAEHDIHAISHITGGGFWENIPRVLPEGTKAVIDGNSWEWPAIFNWLQEKGNVDTFEMYRTFNCGVGLIVALPKGQADAAVELLNAEGENAWVIGEIATAEAGEEQVEIN comes from the coding sequence GTGAGCGGAAACAACACTTCCCTAAGCTATAAAGACGCTGGTGTAGATATTGATGCTGGTAACGCATTAGTTGACCGTATTAAAGGCGCGGTTAAGCGCACTCGTCGCCCTGAAGTAATGGGAGGCATCGGTGGATTTGGTGCTTTATGTGAGTTGCCAACAAAATACAAACACCCAGTATTGGTATCTGGTACAGACGGTGTTGGTACTAAGCTACGCCTAGCCCTAGACATGAACAAGCACGACACCATCGGTATCGACCTTGTTGCGATGTGTGTGAACGACCTTATCGTTCAAGGTGCTGAGCCACTATTCTTCCTTGACTACTATGCGACAGGCAAACTTGATGTTGATACTGCAGCAGACGTGGTATCTGGTATTGCTGAAGGCTGTATCCAAGCAGGCTGTTCATTGATTGGTGGTGAAACAGCTGAAATGCCAGGCATGTACGAAGGTGAAGACTACGATGTGGCTGGTTTCTGCGTTGGTGTAGTTGAAAAAGATGACGTGATTGACGGTTCAAAAGTAGCCGCTGGTGACGCACTTATTGCCGTAGGCTCAAGCGGTCCACATTCAAACGGCTACTCTCTTATCCGTAAGATCCTAGAAGTGTCTGGTGCAGATAAGAACGAAAAACTAGGTGAACGCACTATCGGTGAACACCTACTTGAACCAACTAAAATTTATATCAAATCAGCTCTGAAAATGATCGCTGAACACGATATCCACGCTATCTCTCATATCACTGGCGGCGGCTTCTGGGAAAACATCCCACGCGTATTGCCAGAAGGCACAAAAGCCGTTATCGACGGTAACAGCTGGGAATGGCCTGCTATCTTCAACTGGCTACAAGAGAAAGGCAACGTTGATACATTTGAAATGTACCGTACTTTCAACTGTGGTGTAGGTCTAATCGTTGCTCTGCCTAAAGGTCAAGCAGATGCAGCCGTTGAGCTTCTTAACGCTGAAGGCGAGAACGCATGGGTAATTGGTGAGATCGCGACTGCAGAAGCTGGTGAAGAGCAAGTAGAGATCAATTAA
- the arsC gene encoding arsenate reductase (glutaredoxin) (This arsenate reductase requires both glutathione and glutaredoxin to convert arsenate to arsenite, after which the efflux transporter formed by ArsA and ArsB can extrude the arsenite from the cell, providing resistance.), which produces MSVTIFHNPRCSKSRQTLSLLEEKGIEPEVVKYLDTPPTVDKLKQLFKQLELESVRAMMRTKEDIYKQLNLSDPTLTDDQLFQAMFENPKLIERPIVVTNGKARHGRPPEQVLEIL; this is translated from the coding sequence ATGTCAGTCACGATTTTTCATAACCCTCGCTGCTCGAAAAGCCGTCAAACCCTCTCATTGCTAGAAGAAAAAGGCATCGAGCCAGAGGTAGTAAAGTACCTAGACACACCACCGACTGTCGACAAACTAAAGCAGTTGTTTAAGCAGCTTGAGCTTGAAAGCGTACGTGCAATGATGCGTACCAAAGAAGACATCTACAAGCAGCTTAACCTTTCAGATCCTACCTTGACTGATGACCAGTTATTTCAAGCTATGTTTGAGAACCCTAAACTGATTGAACGCCCAATCGTGGTGACTAATGGCAAAGCCAGACATGGCCGCCCACCAGAGCAAGTGCTTGAGATCTTATAA
- the purN gene encoding phosphoribosylglycinamide formyltransferase: MKNIVVLVSGNGTNLQAIIDACESTITNAKVRAVFSNKESAFALERARNAGAEAEFLDPKLSETREAFDAELMRRIDVHKPDLLVLAGYMRILSGEFVRHYMGRMINIHPSLLPKYPGLNTHQRAIENCDEHHGTSIHFVTEKLDGGPIVLQAKVPIFDDDTVETLEQRVQSQEHKIYPLVVKWFVEERLVMDGSKALLDGIALGPQGYADK; this comes from the coding sequence ATGAAGAATATCGTTGTTTTAGTTTCAGGGAATGGTACTAACTTGCAGGCGATTATTGATGCCTGCGAGTCGACTATCACAAATGCGAAAGTGCGTGCTGTTTTCTCTAACAAAGAATCTGCATTTGCATTGGAACGTGCTCGTAATGCTGGCGCCGAGGCGGAGTTTCTCGATCCAAAGCTAAGCGAAACACGTGAAGCATTTGATGCCGAGTTGATGCGCCGAATTGACGTTCACAAACCAGACCTATTGGTGCTAGCGGGCTATATGCGCATTCTTAGTGGTGAATTTGTTCGCCACTACATGGGACGAATGATTAACATTCACCCATCGCTATTGCCTAAGTACCCTGGATTGAATACGCACCAACGCGCCATCGAGAACTGCGATGAGCACCACGGCACAAGCATCCATTTCGTTACTGAAAAACTGGATGGTGGCCCGATTGTTCTGCAAGCAAAAGTCCCTATATTCGATGACGACACTGTCGAGACACTCGAACAACGAGTTCAGAGCCAAGAGCATAAGATCTATCCATTGGTCGTTAAATGGTTTGTTGAAGAGCGCTTGGTTATGGATGGCAGCAAAGCCCTTTTAGATGGCATTGCTCTGGGACCACAAGGTTACGCTGACAAGTAG
- a CDS encoding DUF2069 domain-containing protein yields MSIKSLINTKNMRAFALTANFALLCWVGLWHGYLSPHPHINPYALTVAWLIPLLLPLPGILAGKPYTHAWANFVLMLYFLHALTLLYADEGERWLALVELLLTSSAFVGNTIYARLKGKDMGLKLPRLSSVEKQERERYGKD; encoded by the coding sequence ATGAGCATTAAATCCTTAATCAATACCAAAAACATGCGAGCTTTCGCTCTCACCGCTAACTTTGCCCTGCTCTGCTGGGTTGGTTTATGGCATGGCTATTTATCCCCTCATCCACACATTAACCCCTATGCACTTACCGTCGCATGGTTAATACCATTGTTATTGCCTTTACCGGGCATTTTGGCAGGTAAGCCTTACACACACGCATGGGCAAACTTTGTGTTAATGCTGTACTTTCTGCATGCCCTAACTCTGCTATACGCCGATGAAGGTGAACGCTGGCTGGCACTGGTTGAGTTACTGCTGACAAGTTCCGCCTTTGTGGGTAATACCATCTATGCTCGACTCAAAGGCAAAGACATGGGATTAAAACTGCCAAGATTGTCATCGGTAGAAAAGCAAGAGCGTGAGCGCTACGGAAAGGACTAG
- a CDS encoding sulfurtransferase TusA family protein: MMSENKLMTHIELNLEQERCPMSLLLVKRAYKALGSNQTLKVRIIDSQSVRDCSNYLAKHNADVQCQQQDEITVMTIVNKKDSEC; this comes from the coding sequence ATGATGAGTGAAAACAAGCTGATGACGCACATTGAACTCAATTTAGAACAAGAGCGTTGTCCTATGTCGCTGCTTTTGGTTAAGCGGGCATACAAAGCACTAGGCTCCAACCAGACACTTAAGGTTCGAATCATCGATAGTCAGTCGGTTCGCGATTGCAGTAACTATCTGGCCAAGCATAACGCCGACGTGCAGTGCCAGCAGCAGGATGAGATTACCGTAATGACGATAGTTAATAAGAAGGATAGCGAATGCTAG
- a CDS encoding class II glutamine amidotransferase codes for MCELLGMSANVPTDICFSFTGLIQRGGNTGPHKDGWGITFYEGKGFRTFKDPQPSCDSKIAELVQSYPIKSRAVVSHIRQANRGQVNLENTHPFTRELWGRYWTFAHNGQLSDYQTLDTGHFRPVGETDSELSFCWLLKQLEQRFPEPPQDMEAMFAYVAECCDELRELGVYNMLLSDGEYVMTYCTNHLYWITRKAPFGKASLLDEDVTINFQEETTPNDVVSVVATQPLTGNETWHRMKPGEYNLFHFGELVASNVDELADVAFAEAKPKSQAPTEPL; via the coding sequence ATGTGTGAATTGCTTGGCATGAGCGCCAATGTGCCAACAGATATTTGTTTTAGTTTTACTGGCCTTATTCAGCGTGGTGGTAACACAGGGCCACATAAAGACGGCTGGGGGATCACCTTTTATGAAGGGAAAGGTTTTCGTACCTTTAAAGATCCGCAGCCGAGTTGTGACTCCAAGATAGCGGAGCTGGTCCAAAGCTACCCTATCAAGAGTAGGGCAGTCGTTAGCCATATTCGACAAGCCAATCGTGGCCAAGTGAATTTGGAAAATACGCACCCGTTCACTCGTGAGCTATGGGGGCGCTACTGGACCTTTGCTCACAATGGCCAGCTCAGTGACTACCAAACGCTCGATACCGGGCACTTTCGACCTGTCGGTGAGACAGACAGTGAGCTGTCATTTTGCTGGTTGCTGAAACAATTGGAACAGCGTTTTCCTGAGCCGCCACAGGACATGGAGGCGATGTTTGCCTATGTTGCAGAATGCTGTGATGAGTTAAGAGAGCTGGGCGTCTATAACATGCTGCTCAGTGATGGTGAATATGTGATGACGTATTGCACCAACCATCTTTACTGGATTACGCGTAAAGCGCCATTTGGCAAAGCGAGCTTGTTGGATGAAGATGTCACCATCAACTTCCAAGAGGAAACGACACCCAACGATGTAGTTTCAGTCGTCGCCACACAGCCGTTAACGGGTAACGAAACATGGCATCGAATGAAGCCGGGTGAGTATAACCTATTTCATTTTGGTGAGCTGGTTGCCAGTAATGTGGATGAGCTAGCAGATGTTGCGTTTGCTGAGGCGAAGCCAAAAAGCCAGGCCCCTACCGAGCCACTGTGA
- the wrbA gene encoding NAD(P)H:quinone oxidoreductase: MSCQLLVLYYSRHGSTQRLARAIARGIESVEGCEALLRTVPELEGGRDIQSDAIATQAELKACDGLAMGSPVWFGNMAAPLKHFWDQTTSLWLSGSLIDKPACVFTSSSSMHGGQESTAMSMMLPLMHHGMMLMGIPYSEPKLHSTTSGGTPYGASHVANSSVQLSDDEYALAVALGQRLATTARKLKNAS, encoded by the coding sequence ATGTCTTGCCAACTATTGGTGTTGTACTACAGCCGCCATGGAAGTACCCAGCGGCTGGCTCGAGCCATCGCTCGTGGCATTGAGTCTGTAGAGGGCTGCGAAGCATTGCTTAGAACCGTGCCGGAATTGGAAGGTGGGCGCGACATACAGAGCGATGCTATTGCCACCCAAGCGGAACTGAAAGCTTGCGATGGATTAGCCATGGGAAGCCCTGTTTGGTTTGGCAATATGGCCGCCCCACTAAAGCATTTTTGGGACCAAACTACCTCACTTTGGCTTAGTGGCAGCCTCATCGATAAACCGGCTTGCGTATTCACCTCATCGTCATCAATGCACGGCGGACAGGAAAGTACAGCCATGAGTATGATGCTCCCCTTGATGCACCATGGCATGATGCTGATGGGCATCCCTTACAGCGAACCTAAGCTGCACTCTACCACCAGCGGTGGCACACCTTATGGCGCTTCTCATGTCGCTAATAGCAGCGTACAGCTGAGTGATGACGAGTATGCGTTGGCGGTAGCACTTGGCCAAAGGTTGGCGACAACCGCTCGCAAACTCAAGAATGCCAGTTAA
- a CDS encoding beta-barrel assembly-enhancing protease: MLKRTRSLVCLCIAATLSTPQVSFAEMDLPEIGTAAGATLTIDQELIYGDAYMRMIRASSPIINDPVLNEYIDSVGHRLVSSANDVKTPFTFFMIRDRNINAFAFFGGYVALHSGLFLHAHSESELASVIAHEIAHVTQRHLARRMEDEARRSPATVAALVGSLLLAIAAPQAGMAALTATTAGSMQASINYTRSNEKEADRFGIATLARAQFDVNDMPRFFGRLADEYRYASKPPPMLLTHPLPEDRITDTRERAQAYPPLRVQPSISYHLARARIVARHAGIKSDAAMDWFQRTAKKAPAKIQNSFEYGKALVYLDTNQLDKAEAILNKLLDHDPNNNFYLDAASDLYIAKKQPQKSVKLMESALKVKPNNAVITINYANALLESDKTDEAIKVLQRFTHDRPKDTNGWHLLSEANIKQGNSAEDLAARAELMALNAQWDKSIQLYSQASQLAELGSLKQARYDARIDQLLVERERFMALQ; this comes from the coding sequence ATGTTGAAACGTACCCGTTCGTTGGTTTGCTTATGTATTGCAGCCACATTATCTACTCCCCAAGTGTCGTTCGCCGAGATGGATCTCCCCGAGATTGGCACGGCTGCGGGTGCAACCCTAACCATAGATCAAGAGCTTATCTATGGCGATGCGTACATGCGGATGATTCGCGCCAGTTCACCGATCATTAACGATCCCGTTCTCAATGAGTACATCGATTCGGTAGGACATCGTCTTGTTTCCAGCGCGAACGATGTAAAAACGCCGTTCACTTTCTTCATGATCCGCGATCGTAACATCAACGCATTTGCCTTCTTTGGTGGTTACGTCGCACTTCACTCGGGACTGTTCTTGCATGCTCATTCGGAAAGTGAGCTTGCCTCAGTTATTGCGCACGAAATTGCGCACGTAACACAGCGCCACTTAGCACGTCGAATGGAAGACGAAGCTCGCCGTTCTCCGGCAACCGTTGCCGCACTGGTGGGCTCACTATTGCTTGCCATTGCTGCGCCTCAAGCGGGTATGGCGGCACTAACGGCGACGACAGCAGGCTCGATGCAGGCGTCAATTAACTACACCCGAAGTAACGAGAAAGAGGCAGACCGCTTTGGTATTGCAACATTGGCGCGCGCTCAATTTGATGTCAACGATATGCCTCGCTTTTTCGGTCGTCTTGCGGATGAATACCGATATGCCAGTAAACCGCCACCAATGCTGCTGACTCACCCATTGCCAGAAGACCGTATCACCGATACTCGTGAGCGAGCACAGGCCTATCCACCGCTGCGCGTGCAGCCATCAATCAGTTACCATTTGGCAAGAGCACGTATCGTCGCTCGTCATGCCGGTATCAAATCTGATGCGGCGATGGACTGGTTCCAGCGAACCGCCAAGAAAGCACCAGCAAAAATTCAGAACTCATTTGAATATGGTAAAGCGCTGGTGTATCTCGATACCAATCAGCTAGACAAAGCGGAAGCGATCCTCAACAAATTGCTCGACCATGATCCGAATAACAACTTCTATCTTGATGCGGCCTCAGATCTTTACATCGCGAAAAAGCAACCACAAAAATCAGTCAAACTGATGGAAAGTGCGCTCAAGGTGAAACCGAATAATGCGGTTATCACTATCAACTACGCCAATGCGCTACTTGAGAGTGACAAAACGGATGAGGCTATCAAGGTACTGCAGCGCTTTACCCACGATAGACCAAAAGACACCAACGGCTGGCACTTACTCTCTGAGGCTAACATTAAGCAGGGTAACAGTGCGGAAGACTTGGCCGCACGCGCTGAACTTATGGCGCTTAACGCTCAATGGGACAAATCAATTCAGCTCTACTCGCAAGCCAGTCAACTTGCCGAGCTAGGAAGTTTAAAACAAGCACGCTATGACGCGCGTATCGACCAGTTACTGGTCGAGCGTGAACGATTCATGGCCTTACAATAA
- a CDS encoding IS1182 family transposase, which produces MLQKPSPQQYELEMVTMEQLVPQNHLVRKIDNAIDFEFIRDEVAHLYCKDNGRPPVDPVRLFKIILLGYLFGIKSERQLVKEIEVNVAYRWFLRMSLTEKVIHASTLSQNRIRRFNGTDVFERIFNNIVLQAMEKGLVAGQELFTDSTHLKANANKNKHMNRLRPVSAGAYLDMLNEDVAADRESEGKNPFKETPPKTDVKNTKVSTTDPESGFMTRDNKPQGFFYLDHRTVDGKHGIIVDTYATPGNVNDSQPYIRRLDHTLEQFNLNPIAVGIDAGYFTAPVAESLERRSILGVFGYRRPSRTKNKFKKKDFKYQKETDTYRCPEGQELIYKTTTRAGYRSYASDPKQCAFCPVRDDCTKSENMQKVITRHLYSETVERANQMRLSSYGKKTYRRRSETVERSFADAKQHHGHRYARYRGLAKVQMQCWLAAAAQNIKKIALVVSYLRKMGLNKAEISQILASVCRFKPYSLQNAI; this is translated from the coding sequence ATGCTTCAAAAACCTTCTCCTCAGCAATACGAACTCGAAATGGTAACCATGGAACAGCTCGTTCCACAGAATCATCTCGTTCGTAAAATTGATAATGCCATCGACTTCGAGTTCATCAGAGACGAAGTGGCACATCTATACTGCAAAGATAATGGCCGCCCACCCGTAGACCCTGTGCGTTTATTCAAAATCATTCTGCTTGGCTACCTATTCGGCATCAAAAGTGAGCGCCAACTGGTCAAAGAAATTGAAGTGAACGTCGCTTATCGTTGGTTCTTACGAATGTCACTGACCGAAAAAGTTATCCATGCTTCGACGTTAAGCCAGAACCGAATTCGACGCTTCAATGGTACTGACGTCTTTGAGCGCATCTTCAACAACATAGTGCTTCAAGCGATGGAGAAAGGCTTAGTCGCAGGACAGGAGCTCTTCACTGACAGTACACACCTTAAAGCCAATGCTAACAAGAACAAGCACATGAATCGTCTGCGTCCAGTTAGTGCAGGCGCTTATCTTGATATGCTGAATGAAGATGTGGCTGCAGACCGAGAATCTGAAGGTAAAAATCCATTCAAAGAGACGCCACCAAAGACAGACGTCAAAAACACTAAAGTCAGCACCACCGACCCTGAAAGTGGCTTTATGACACGAGACAATAAGCCTCAAGGCTTCTTCTATCTTGACCACCGAACCGTGGATGGTAAGCACGGTATCATCGTAGACACATACGCAACACCGGGGAATGTGAATGACTCACAGCCCTATATCCGTCGTCTCGATCACACACTAGAGCAGTTCAACCTCAATCCTATCGCAGTTGGTATCGATGCAGGTTACTTCACTGCGCCTGTTGCTGAATCACTCGAGCGCCGCAGTATATTAGGTGTGTTCGGGTATCGCCGCCCATCAAGAACTAAGAACAAATTTAAGAAGAAAGACTTCAAATACCAAAAAGAGACCGATACCTATCGCTGTCCAGAAGGGCAAGAACTTATCTATAAAACCACAACACGCGCAGGCTATCGCTCATACGCTTCAGACCCGAAACAATGTGCGTTTTGCCCCGTTCGGGACGACTGTACTAAGAGTGAAAATATGCAGAAGGTCATAACGCGTCACCTTTATAGTGAGACGGTGGAGCGAGCCAATCAAATGCGACTCTCTAGCTACGGAAAGAAGACGTATCGGAGGCGAAGTGAAACAGTAGAACGAAGCTTCGCCGATGCAAAACAACACCATGGCCACCGTTACGCGCGCTACCGCGGTCTCGCAAAAGTGCAAATGCAATGTTGGTTAGCCGCTGCCGCTCAAAACATCAAGAAGATAGCGTTGGTGGTGAGCTATCTGCGAAAAATGGGCCTAAATAAGGCAGAAATAAGTCAAATACTAGCCTCTGTATGCCGATTTAAGCCTTACTCACTTCAGAACGCTATCTAA
- a CDS encoding uracil-xanthine permease family protein, protein MKTILQGSQMLFVAFGSLVLVPLLTGLDPNVALFGAGVGTLLFQLVTRRSVPIFLASSFAFIAPIMFGVQTWGIGATMGGLMAAGVVYVLMGALIKVKGVEVIHKLLPPVVVGPVIMVIGLGLAPVAVNMALGKTGDGAVQLIDGNAALWISAISLLVTVGVSVFAKGFLKLLPIVSGILAGYVTSLFYGVVDFTPVVEASWLSLPNFTAPEFNINAILFMLPVAIAPAVEHVGDMLAISNVTGKDYLKKPGLHRTIAGDGVATIAASMVGAPPNTTYSEVTGAVMLTKAFNPVIMTWAAVTAIVLALVGKLGAILQTIPVPVMGGIMILLFGSIATVGLNTLIKNNVDLHKSRNLVIVAITLVFGIGGMAFGIGDFSLQGVSLCGIVAILLNQILPDDLGENKVVDNAQMED, encoded by the coding sequence ATGAAAACGATCTTACAAGGCTCGCAAATGCTATTTGTGGCATTTGGCTCCTTGGTACTCGTACCCCTTTTAACTGGCCTTGATCCTAACGTAGCATTGTTTGGTGCAGGTGTCGGCACCTTACTGTTTCAATTGGTAACACGCCGCAGTGTGCCTATCTTCCTAGCCTCTTCGTTCGCCTTCATTGCACCTATTATGTTTGGCGTCCAAACATGGGGTATCGGTGCAACCATGGGCGGCCTAATGGCTGCGGGTGTCGTTTATGTGCTTATGGGTGCCTTAATTAAAGTGAAAGGCGTCGAAGTAATCCACAAACTTCTGCCACCAGTGGTCGTAGGGCCAGTGATCATGGTGATCGGTCTTGGCCTAGCACCTGTCGCGGTAAATATGGCGCTTGGTAAAACGGGTGACGGTGCCGTACAGCTTATCGATGGCAATGCAGCACTTTGGATCTCCGCGATTTCTCTGCTTGTTACAGTTGGCGTAAGTGTATTCGCCAAGGGTTTCTTAAAGCTATTACCTATCGTAAGTGGCATTTTAGCGGGCTACGTGACCAGTCTGTTCTATGGCGTTGTTGACTTCACCCCTGTGGTTGAAGCTTCTTGGCTATCGCTGCCAAACTTCACTGCGCCAGAGTTTAACATCAACGCAATCTTGTTCATGCTGCCAGTGGCTATTGCGCCAGCCGTTGAACACGTCGGCGATATGCTGGCTATTTCAAACGTAACCGGTAAAGACTATCTGAAGAAGCCGGGTCTACACCGCACTATCGCGGGTGACGGGGTGGCAACAATTGCAGCTTCTATGGTGGGCGCGCCGCCAAACACAACCTACAGTGAGGTAACCGGGGCAGTAATGCTAACTAAAGCGTTTAATCCTGTGATCATGACGTGGGCAGCGGTGACGGCTATCGTACTGGCGCTTGTGGGTAAACTTGGTGCTATCTTACAAACTATCCCAGTGCCCGTGATGGGCGGTATCATGATTCTGCTGTTTGGCTCTATCGCGACGGTTGGTCTTAATACACTGATCAAAAACAATGTCGACCTGCACAAATCTCGTAATCTAGTGATCGTCGCTATCACGCTGGTATTTGGTATTGGCGGCATGGCATTTGGTATTGGTGACTTTAGCCTTCAAGGCGTGAGCCTGTGTGGTATCGTTGCGATTCTCCTTAACCAGATCTTGCCGGATGACCTAGGTGAGAACAAGGTAGTAGACAACGCTCAGATGGAAGACTAA